The region CCGAGCAGTGCCCGCGACCCGGATTACCTGGTCGGCCGGGTCGGCCGCGAGGAGCGACCGTCGGGGCTGACGTGGCGGGAGTGACATTTGGTGGTTATGGTGCGCGAGGCGCCCACGAAGCGCGTCCACCCCCATGAAAGGCACGTCATGACCTCTCCCTCCGGCCCGTCGCGTCGTCAGGTGCTCGTCGCCGCCGCAGCGGCGGCGACCGCCCCGCTGATCGCCGCCGCGCCCGCGCAGGCGGCCGGCCCGGCCCGGTCACGCACCTGGGACCTCACCCTCCTGGGCACGTCGGACACGCACGGCAACGTCTACAACTGGGACTACTACCGCGACGCCGAGTACGACGACAGCAAGCAGAACGACATCGGCGTCGCGAAGCTGGCGACCCTGATCAACCAGATCCGTCGGGAGCGGCGCGGCAAGGCGACGCTGGTGCTCGACGCCGGCGACACCATCCAGGGCACCCCCCTGGCCACGTACTACGCCAAGCAGGAGCCGATCACCGCCACCGGGGAGAAGCACCCGATGGCCCGGGCGATGAACGTCATCGACTACGACGCGGTGACGCTGGGCAACCACGAGTTCAACTACGGACTGCCGCTGCTGGACCTGTGGATCCGCCAACTCGGTTTCCCGGCGCTCGCCGCCAACGCTGTCAACGCGAAGACCGGCAAGCCTGCCTTCCTCCCGTACGTCATCAAGAAGGTCTCTCTCGGTCTCGGCGCGCCCACCCTGCGGGTCGGCATCCTCGGTCTGACCAACCCCGGCGTGGCCATCTGGGACAAGGGCAACGTCGAGGGAAGGCTGCGCTTCGACGACATGGTCGCGACCGCCGCGAAGTGGGTGCCAGTCATGCGGGCCCGTGGCGCGGACCTCGTGCTGATCTCCGCGCACGGCGGTGACAGCGGCACCTCCAGCTACGGCCCGGAGCTGCCGAACGAGAACCCGGTGGCGTTGATCGCCCAGCAGGTGCCAGGGATCGACGCGATCCTCTTCGGTCACGCGCACAACGAGGTGGTCGAGCGGTTCGTCACCAACGAGCGGACCGGTGCGCAGGTGTTGCTCTCCGAGCCGTCCAAGTGGGGCCAGCGGCTCACCCGGATGGACTTCACCCTGACCCGCGAGCGTGGCCGGTGGGCGATCACCAGGAAGGCCGCCACCATGTTGAACACCAACACGGTGGTCGAGGACCCGAAGGTGCTCGCGGCCGTGCGGGCCCAGCACCAGAAGACCGTGGCGTACGTCAACCAGGTGGTTGCCCGCTCCACCGTGGAGTTGTCGGCGGCCGAGTCGCGGTACAGGGACACGCCGATCCTGGACTTCATCAACCACGTGCAGACCGAGGTGGTCGGCACGGCGCTGGCCGGCACGACGTACGCGGACCTGCCGGTGCTGTCGATCGCGGCCCCGTTCAGCCGTACCGCGGTGTTCCCCGCCGGCGACGTCAAGATCCGCGACGTGGCCGGCCTGTACGTGTACGACAACACCCTCGAGGCGGTCGTGCTCAGCGGCGCCGAGGTGCGTGCGTACCTGGAGTACTCGGCGAAGTACTTCCGGACCGTCGCGCCGGGTGTCCCGGTCGACCCGGAGCAGCTCAGCGACCCGGCCGTGCCGGACTACAACTACGACGTCTTCTCCGGCGTCGACTACGACATCGACATCTCCCGGCCGGTCGGGCAGCGCATCACCCGGCTGGTGCTGACCGGCACCGACACGCCGGTGGCCGACGGCGCGCAGTTCGTGGTGGCGGTGAACAACTACCGGCGCAGCGGCGGCGGCAACTTCCCCGGCATCGTGAAGACGCAGGTCTACAACGCGCAGCAGGAGATCCGTCAGCTGCTGATCGACTGGGCGCAGGCCAGGGGGACGATCGACCCGGCCGACTTCTTCCAGCCGAACTGGCGGCTGGTACGCGAGGGCGTGCCGGTCTTCTGATCGCGCAGCACAGACGGGCCGTGGGTGGCGACACCTGCGGCCCGTTTGTCGTTGTCAGCCCTGCACGTTCCAGCGGACCGGGTCCTCCATTGTCCAACGGGCCGGCTGTTGCGGACCAGCACCGCACACATCCTGTAGGGCGTCCTAGGATCCTGGGAGAACAGCGGTGGGCCGGCGTGGCGTGGGTAGTCGGTCCAGCATCGCGAGGGCCGCCCGGATCGACCGACGCCGCAGCATCTCGTCGAAGCTCGCCCGGCCCTGGCAGAACTGCACGAACATCCGCCAGCCCGGCGGAGTCGCCAACAGGGCGTGGAAGACGTCCGGGCGGCGGGTGAACACGTCCAGCAGGCGAAACCCCGCCCGCATCTCCGGCACCAGCCGCACGTCGACCGCCCGTTCGTACCCGGCCAGATCACCGTCGACGACTGCCGCGCCGGCCAGCTCACCGGAACGCAGCGCGAAGCTGATGCCCTCCCGGCTCCACGGCTCCAACAGACCCGCCGCATCCCCCACCACGAGCACCCGGCCGGTGCGCAACGGTGAATCCTCGGCACGGCACCGGGTCAGGTGACCGGAGTCGTGCTCCGTCGGCAACCCGGTCAACCCCAGCCGGTCGACGAACCGCCGCAGGTACTCCCGGGTCCCCTCCCCCGCTCCCCGACCGGCGATCACGCCGACGGTCAACCGGTCACCCTTCGGGAAGACCCAGGCGTACGAGCCCGGCATGTCGCCCCAGTCCAGCAGCAGCCGCCCCCGCCACCGCTCCTGCTCGGTCGGGGGCACCGGAATCTCCACCTCCAGACCCAGGTCCACCTGCCGGTACCGAACCCCGACATGTCGTGCGGTCACCCCCGACGAACCATCGGCGCCGATCACCGTGCGGGCCGCGATCGTCGTACCGTCGGCGAGCCGCAGGCGTACCCCCTCGGGGTCCTGGTCGATCGCGCGGACCGCGACCCGCTCACGCATCTGCGCGCCGGCGGCGACGGCCGCCTCGCGCAGCCGGTCGTCGAACTCCTCGCGGCGCACCATCGTCACGACCGGACTGTCGTTG is a window of Micromonospora sp. WMMD961 DNA encoding:
- a CDS encoding 5'-nucleotidase C-terminal domain-containing protein encodes the protein MTSPSGPSRRQVLVAAAAAATAPLIAAAPAQAAGPARSRTWDLTLLGTSDTHGNVYNWDYYRDAEYDDSKQNDIGVAKLATLINQIRRERRGKATLVLDAGDTIQGTPLATYYAKQEPITATGEKHPMARAMNVIDYDAVTLGNHEFNYGLPLLDLWIRQLGFPALAANAVNAKTGKPAFLPYVIKKVSLGLGAPTLRVGILGLTNPGVAIWDKGNVEGRLRFDDMVATAAKWVPVMRARGADLVLISAHGGDSGTSSYGPELPNENPVALIAQQVPGIDAILFGHAHNEVVERFVTNERTGAQVLLSEPSKWGQRLTRMDFTLTRERGRWAITRKAATMLNTNTVVEDPKVLAAVRAQHQKTVAYVNQVVARSTVELSAAESRYRDTPILDFINHVQTEVVGTALAGTTYADLPVLSIAAPFSRTAVFPAGDVKIRDVAGLYVYDNTLEAVVLSGAEVRAYLEYSAKYFRTVAPGVPVDPEQLSDPAVPDYNYDVFSGVDYDIDISRPVGQRITRLVLTGTDTPVADGAQFVVAVNNYRRSGGGNFPGIVKTQVYNAQQEIRQLLIDWAQARGTIDPADFFQPNWRLVREGVPVF
- a CDS encoding geranylgeranyl reductase family protein, which encodes MIVWDLVVVGAGPAGLSAAHAAARAGVSTLVVERAAHPRYKTCGGGLIGTSLAAVADRIEVPAHDRVDRVTFTRDGRREFTRRNDSPVVTMVRREEFDDRLREAAVAAGAQMRERVAVRAIDQDPEGVRLRLADGTTIAARTVIGADGSSGVTARHVGVRYRQVDLGLEVEIPVPPTEQERWRGRLLLDWGDMPGSYAWVFPKGDRLTVGVIAGRGAGEGTREYLRRFVDRLGLTGLPTEHDSGHLTRCRAEDSPLRTGRVLVVGDAAGLLEPWSREGISFALRSGELAGAAVVDGDLAGYERAVDVRLVPEMRAGFRLLDVFTRRPDVFHALLATPPGWRMFVQFCQGRASFDEMLRRRSIRAALAMLDRLPTPRRPTAVLPGS